In Candidatus Binatia bacterium, a single genomic region encodes these proteins:
- a CDS encoding DoxX family protein: MNFVLWIIQALLALLFLWAGGIKLVLPIEEMTKQMPIPLPGWFLRFIAVCEVLGAISLILPGLLGIRPGLTPLAAAGLMIIMIGATVITLMMGAVVMALIPLVVGILAAFVAYGRWRLAPLVRPSSRD; encoded by the coding sequence ATGAATTTTGTGCTGTGGATCATTCAGGCGCTGCTCGCGCTGCTTTTTCTGTGGGCCGGCGGAATCAAACTGGTCCTGCCGATCGAAGAGATGACGAAGCAGATGCCGATACCGCTGCCGGGCTGGTTCCTGCGGTTCATCGCCGTGTGCGAGGTACTCGGCGCGATCAGCCTGATACTCCCCGGGCTGCTCGGCATTCGCCCGGGCCTGACGCCGCTCGCCGCGGCCGGGCTCATGATCATCATGATCGGCGCGACGGTGATCACGCTGATGATGGGCGCTGTCGTCATGGCGCTGATCCCGCTGGTGGTTGGAATCCTCGCGGCCTTCGTCGCCTACGGCCGCTGGCGTCTAGCGCCGCTTGTGCGCCCGTCGAGCCGTGATTGA